A single genomic interval of uncultured Desulfobulbus sp. harbors:
- a CDS encoding 3-hydroxybutyryl-CoA dehydrogenase, protein MEVQTFGVIGAGQMGNGIAQVAAASGLSVIMNDIKSEFVERGLANISKNLQRNVDKGKLGAEERDAILSRITLSTDIKDMAGADFVVEAASENETIKFKIFETLEEVCAPHVILASNTSSIPIGRIASHTKRPDKVIGMHFMNPVPVMKLVEVICGLATSKETLDTTLDLTRRMEKTPAQSNDFPGFIANRILLPMINEAVFCLYHGVGTKEDIDTVMKLGMNHPMGPLALADLIGLDTCLAIMETLHEGLGDSKYRPCPLLRQYVEAGFLGRKSGKGFYSYE, encoded by the coding sequence ATGGAAGTACAAACATTTGGAGTGATCGGTGCCGGCCAGATGGGCAATGGTATTGCCCAGGTGGCGGCAGCCAGCGGCCTTTCCGTGATCATGAACGACATTAAATCCGAGTTCGTCGAGCGTGGTCTGGCCAACATCAGCAAGAACCTGCAGCGCAATGTCGACAAGGGCAAGCTTGGTGCCGAGGAGCGGGACGCGATCCTCTCCCGGATTACACTGAGCACCGACATCAAGGACATGGCCGGTGCGGATTTCGTGGTCGAGGCCGCTTCGGAGAACGAGACCATCAAGTTCAAGATCTTCGAGACCCTGGAAGAGGTCTGTGCGCCGCATGTCATCCTCGCCTCCAACACCTCCTCCATCCCCATCGGGCGTATTGCCTCGCATACCAAGCGTCCCGACAAGGTTATCGGCATGCACTTCATGAATCCGGTGCCGGTGATGAAGCTGGTGGAGGTCATCTGCGGCCTGGCCACCTCCAAGGAAACCCTGGACACCACACTGGATCTGACTAGGCGGATGGAGAAAACTCCGGCGCAATCCAATGATTTCCCGGGATTCATTGCCAACCGTATCCTCCTGCCGATGATCAACGAGGCCGTTTTCTGCCTCTATCACGGGGTGGGGACCAAGGAGGATATCGATACGGTGATGAAGCTGGGCATGAATCATCCCATGGGGCCGCTGGCCCTGGCCGATCTCATCGGTCTGGATACCTGCCTGGCGATCATGGAAACCCTGCACGAGGGGCTGGGCGATTCCAAATATCGTCCCTGTCCGCTGCTGCGGCAGTATGTCGAGGCCGGTTTCCTCGGGCGCAAGTCCGGTAAGGGCTTCTACTCCTACGAGTAA
- a CDS encoding acyl-CoA dehydrogenase, protein MNFELTEEQNLIREMVRSFAETEVAPSAAERDEEERFDRALMFDRLAELGLTGIVFPEEYGGAGADYISYAIAVEELSRVCGSTGVTLSAHLSLCANPIYMFGTEEQKQKFLVPLATGEKIGGFGLTEPSAGSDAGGTKTTANREGNQWILNGSKIFITNAGEAETYVVLARSDKSAEKHRGISAFIVEKGTPGFSFGKKEKKMGIRSSPTMELVFENCAIPAENLLGQEGQGFKVAMKTLDGGRIGIASQALGIAQGALDATIAYTKEREQFNKPVASFQGVSFQLADMATQVEAARLLIYNAAYRASAGLSYSQESAMAKLFASETAMRVTTQAVQLHGGYGYTREFPVERMMRDAKITEIYEGTSEVQRVVIGAALTR, encoded by the coding sequence ATGAATTTTGAACTGACTGAAGAGCAAAATCTTATCCGCGAAATGGTTCGCAGTTTTGCCGAAACGGAAGTTGCGCCGTCCGCAGCAGAGAGGGATGAAGAGGAGCGTTTTGACCGCGCCCTCATGTTTGATCGGCTGGCCGAGTTGGGCCTGACCGGTATCGTTTTTCCGGAAGAGTATGGCGGTGCCGGTGCCGATTACATCAGCTATGCCATCGCCGTTGAGGAGCTCTCCCGCGTGTGCGGCTCCACCGGTGTGACCCTTTCCGCCCATCTCTCCCTCTGTGCCAACCCGATCTACATGTTCGGCACCGAGGAGCAGAAACAGAAATTCCTGGTACCCCTGGCAACCGGTGAAAAAATCGGCGGCTTCGGCCTGACCGAGCCTTCTGCCGGTTCCGATGCCGGTGGCACCAAGACCACCGCCAACAGAGAGGGCAATCAGTGGATCCTCAACGGATCCAAAATCTTCATCACCAACGCCGGCGAGGCTGAAACCTACGTGGTTCTCGCCCGGAGCGACAAAAGTGCTGAGAAACATCGCGGTATCAGCGCCTTCATCGTCGAGAAGGGAACCCCTGGATTCTCTTTTGGCAAGAAAGAGAAGAAGATGGGTATCCGCTCCTCACCCACCATGGAACTCGTGTTCGAAAACTGCGCCATTCCGGCGGAGAACCTCCTTGGCCAGGAGGGCCAGGGCTTCAAGGTCGCCATGAAAACCCTGGACGGCGGTCGTATCGGCATTGCCTCCCAGGCTCTGGGCATTGCCCAGGGGGCCCTGGACGCCACCATCGCCTACACCAAGGAGCGCGAGCAGTTCAACAAACCGGTTGCCTCCTTCCAGGGGGTCTCCTTCCAGTTGGCCGACATGGCCACCCAGGTCGAGGCCGCTCGCCTGCTCATCTACAATGCAGCCTACCGTGCCAGCGCCGGTCTTTCCTATTCGCAGGAATCGGCCATGGCCAAGCTGTTTGCCTCGGAGACGGCAATGCGGGTTACCACCCAGGCCGTACAGCTCCACGGCGGTTATGGCTACACCCGGGAATTTCCGGTGGAGCGCATGATGCGCGATGCCAAGATCACCGAGATTTACGAGGGCACCAGCGAGGTGCAGCGGGTCGTTATCGGTGCAGCTTTGACGCGATAA
- a CDS encoding heterodisulfide reductase-related iron-sulfur binding cluster: MEFTREIYWNVGHGFTTLVPMYLLFLVAAAAFVVGFRKRIPIYRLGQPLDRTDQRGERIKDMLKNVLLQTKVSRVEGAGTAHTLFFWSFFALFIGTGLIVLQADFSDLLFDIKFLKGTFYLVFSLVLDLAGLVAILMLGGLLIRRYVIKPEGLLTKRDDALMHALLLAILITGFVIEGARMAATELGTPLAGWSPVGMAVATLIKGMGEPGLRTLHVVLWWLHLLLALGFIAAIPYTKLRHIVTTSANAFFADRGPTGKLTTVNLEDESVEKFGATELADLSWKDIFDADACTLCKRCQDRCPAYNTGKPLSPMKLVNQIGEMAFTDPQANLIDTIGRDAIWACTTCRACQDICPANIEHVGKIIEMRRNLVLMEGEFPGEEVMTAMEQTEVNGNPLGMGYASRGEWAEELGLKPLAEDAEVDVLYFVGCYASFDKRNIAVAKSFVTLCQKAGVKLGILGKEEKCCGEPMRKMGNEYLYQTLAMEMVELIKGYGVKKIVTTCPHCFNTLTKDYRDFDFDIEVVPHAVFLDELVQSGQLQLCGQAFDCTYHDSCYLGRHNDIYDAPRSLIKAAGGRIKEMVKSRDQAFCCSAGGGRIMAEEKLGERINIKRVEMALDTGAGQLLSNCPFCLTMFEDGVKGADAEDRIRPKDIAEVLVDRLA, from the coding sequence ATGGAGTTTACCCGTGAAATTTATTGGAATGTCGGTCATGGGTTCACGACGTTGGTCCCCATGTACCTGTTGTTTCTGGTGGCTGCGGCCGCCTTTGTGGTGGGATTCCGCAAACGAATTCCAATCTATCGTCTAGGACAACCGCTTGACCGTACCGATCAGCGCGGCGAGCGGATCAAAGACATGCTGAAGAATGTGCTGCTGCAGACCAAGGTCTCCCGCGTGGAAGGCGCCGGCACAGCCCATACCCTGTTTTTCTGGAGCTTTTTTGCGCTGTTCATTGGCACCGGCCTGATCGTGCTCCAGGCTGATTTCAGTGATCTGCTCTTTGATATCAAATTTCTCAAGGGCACGTTCTATCTCGTTTTTTCCCTGGTGCTGGACCTTGCCGGTCTTGTCGCCATCTTGATGCTCGGCGGCCTGTTGATCAGGCGTTATGTGATCAAGCCGGAAGGACTCTTGACCAAGCGGGACGACGCCCTGATGCACGCGCTTTTGCTGGCCATCCTCATCACCGGGTTTGTGATCGAGGGGGCGCGCATGGCCGCCACCGAACTGGGCACCCCACTTGCCGGCTGGTCGCCGGTGGGCATGGCTGTGGCAACCTTGATCAAGGGCATGGGCGAGCCTGGGCTGCGCACCCTGCATGTGGTCCTGTGGTGGCTGCATTTGCTGCTGGCGCTGGGTTTTATCGCCGCCATTCCTTACACCAAGCTGCGCCATATCGTCACCACCAGCGCCAATGCCTTCTTTGCCGACCGGGGACCGACCGGGAAACTGACCACGGTCAACCTCGAGGATGAGAGCGTGGAGAAGTTCGGTGCCACCGAACTTGCCGACCTCAGCTGGAAGGATATCTTTGATGCCGATGCCTGCACCCTGTGCAAACGCTGCCAGGACCGCTGCCCGGCATACAATACCGGTAAGCCGCTCTCTCCGATGAAACTGGTCAACCAGATCGGCGAGATGGCCTTTACCGATCCCCAGGCCAATCTGATCGACACCATCGGCCGCGATGCCATCTGGGCCTGCACCACCTGCCGCGCCTGCCAGGATATCTGTCCGGCCAACATCGAGCATGTGGGCAAGATCATCGAGATGCGCCGCAACCTGGTGCTGATGGAAGGCGAGTTCCCGGGTGAGGAAGTGATGACCGCCATGGAGCAGACCGAGGTCAACGGCAACCCGCTGGGCATGGGCTATGCCTCGCGCGGTGAATGGGCCGAAGAGTTGGGCCTCAAGCCCCTTGCCGAGGATGCCGAGGTGGATGTGCTTTACTTTGTCGGCTGTTACGCCTCCTTTGACAAGCGCAACATCGCGGTTGCCAAGAGCTTTGTCACCCTCTGCCAAAAAGCCGGGGTGAAGCTCGGTATCCTCGGCAAGGAGGAGAAGTGCTGCGGTGAGCCGATGCGCAAGATGGGCAACGAATACCTCTACCAGACCCTTGCCATGGAGATGGTCGAGCTGATCAAGGGCTACGGGGTGAAGAAAATTGTCACCACCTGCCCACACTGCTTCAACACCCTGACCAAGGATTACCGTGACTTTGATTTTGATATCGAGGTGGTGCCGCATGCCGTCTTTCTCGATGAACTTGTGCAAAGCGGTCAGCTGCAGCTCTGTGGTCAGGCCTTTGACTGCACCTACCACGATTCCTGTTACCTCGGTCGTCACAACGATATCTACGATGCGCCGCGCAGCCTGATCAAGGCCGCGGGGGGGCGGATCAAGGAAATGGTCAAGAGTCGGGACCAGGCCTTCTGCTGCAGCGCCGGCGGTGGCCGGATCATGGCCGAGGAGAAGCTGGGAGAGCGGATCAACATCAAACGGGTGGAGATGGCACTCGATACCGGGGCCGGGCAGCTGCTTTCCAACTGTCCCTTCTGTCTCACCATGTTCGAGGACGGTGTCAAAGGAGCGGATGCCGAGGATCGGATCCGGCCCAAGGATATAGCCGAAGTGCTGGTCGACCGGCTGGCCTGA
- a CDS encoding acetyl-CoA C-acetyltransferase produces the protein MNEVVIVSGSRTAVGAFGGSLKSTSVVTLGATVMHETLRKAGLRPVASVEMRSVAPGKLKSQGPLELEEKYNTWDSGATEIAIDEVIMGNVLQAGQGQNTARQAMVQAGIAKETPAFTINKVCGSGLKAIALGAQSIMTGQAEIVLAGGQENMSMVPMAMPKARWGYRMELTGKGEVYDLMVFDGLYEIFYGYHMGVTAENIARLYNISREDQDKLAALSHARARNGIRDGLFKEEIVPISVKAGREMVEFAQDERPMETSLEKMAKLKPAFAKDGTVTAGNASGINDGAAAVLMMSADKAKALGLKPLVTIESFASGGLDPAYMGLGPVPAIQKALKQSGKTVKDMDMIELNEAFAAQAIGCMLELGIEVEMPNQLGSGISMGHPVGCTGARQMVTAMYQMQRRQFGTGLISMCIGGGMGMAMVISNK, from the coding sequence ATGAACGAGGTTGTGATTGTAAGCGGCAGTCGGACCGCTGTGGGCGCCTTTGGTGGGAGCCTGAAAAGTACATCGGTCGTGACCCTGGGCGCGACGGTCATGCATGAAACGTTGCGCAAGGCGGGCCTGCGTCCGGTTGCCAGTGTGGAGATGCGCTCGGTTGCCCCGGGAAAGCTGAAAAGCCAGGGACCGCTTGAACTGGAGGAAAAGTACAATACCTGGGACTCGGGGGCCACCGAGATCGCCATTGATGAAGTCATCATGGGCAACGTGCTCCAGGCCGGTCAGGGCCAGAACACCGCCCGCCAGGCCATGGTCCAGGCGGGTATCGCCAAGGAAACCCCGGCATTCACCATCAACAAGGTCTGCGGCTCCGGCCTCAAGGCCATTGCCCTCGGTGCCCAGTCGATCATGACCGGCCAGGCCGAAATCGTGCTCGCCGGCGGCCAGGAGAACATGAGCATGGTGCCCATGGCCATGCCCAAGGCACGCTGGGGCTACCGTATGGAACTCACCGGCAAGGGCGAGGTCTACGACCTGATGGTCTTTGACGGCCTGTATGAGATCTTCTATGGCTACCATATGGGGGTGACCGCCGAGAACATTGCCCGCCTCTACAACATCAGCCGCGAAGATCAGGACAAACTGGCTGCGCTCAGCCACGCCCGCGCCCGCAACGGTATCCGCGACGGTCTGTTCAAAGAGGAGATCGTGCCAATCTCGGTCAAGGCCGGCAGGGAGATGGTCGAGTTTGCCCAGGACGAGCGACCTATGGAGACCTCGCTGGAGAAGATGGCCAAGTTGAAACCGGCCTTTGCCAAGGACGGCACCGTGACCGCCGGCAATGCCTCGGGGATCAACGATGGCGCGGCGGCGGTGCTGATGATGAGCGCGGACAAGGCCAAGGCCCTGGGGCTCAAACCGTTGGTGACGATCGAGAGCTTTGCCTCCGGCGGTCTTGATCCGGCCTATATGGGCCTGGGACCGGTTCCGGCCATTCAGAAGGCACTCAAGCAGAGCGGCAAGACCGTCAAGGACATGGATATGATCGAGCTCAACGAGGCCTTTGCCGCCCAGGCGATCGGCTGCATGCTCGAACTCGGCATTGAGGTTGAAATGCCCAACCAGTTGGGCAGCGGTATCTCCATGGGCCATCCGGTGGGCTGCACCGGCGCCCGGCAGATGGTGACCGCCATGTACCAGATGCAGCGCCGTCAGTTCGGCACCGGTCTGATCAGCATGTGTATCGGCGGCGGCATGGGCATGGCCATGGTGATCAGCAACAAGTAA
- a CDS encoding PaaI family thioesterase translates to MDEPAFQDQYPDDYAHCFGCGRLNPQGFHLKSYWDGEETVCRHTPDPKYTGGYPGYLYGGLIASLIDCHAAGTAAAAKAREDGKPISRFVTASLKVDYHSPTPINTELEIRARVLEIKGRKVVVELQVTAEGATRASGTVVMVQLKDQQSES, encoded by the coding sequence ATGGACGAGCCGGCCTTTCAGGACCAGTATCCCGACGATTACGCCCACTGCTTCGGCTGCGGGCGGTTGAATCCCCAGGGATTTCATCTCAAAAGCTACTGGGATGGCGAGGAGACGGTGTGTCGTCACACACCCGATCCCAAGTATACCGGCGGCTATCCCGGTTATCTGTACGGTGGGTTGATCGCCTCGCTGATCGATTGCCACGCAGCGGGAACTGCGGCGGCTGCCAAGGCGCGGGAGGACGGCAAACCGATCTCCCGTTTTGTCACCGCCTCACTCAAGGTCGACTACCATAGCCCGACACCGATCAACACCGAGCTGGAAATTCGCGCTCGAGTGCTGGAGATCAAGGGACGCAAGGTGGTGGTCGAGCTGCAGGTGACTGCCGAGGGTGCAACACGTGCCAGTGGTACGGTGGTGATGGTTCAACTCAAGGACCAACAGTCGGAATCTTGA